One genomic region from Chrysemys picta bellii isolate R12L10 chromosome 18, ASM1138683v2, whole genome shotgun sequence encodes:
- the LOC101946582 gene encoding kelch-like protein 9, whose amino-acid sequence MSLSFPSQSLTSDTYLAKLLDGACSLRSQNALCDVTLEADGVRFPAHKIILASASNYCKILFVGNSSRAGSPDANVQLKAISAGGLRNVLNFIYSNKLELSLQNVEETFKAAETLLVREVIKLCFQFLEDGLNHKNCLDTLNIARRLGPEELRQKAMYHVGQHYRQILTDPQCMKELDKETLCEILDKTDMAGCTEMELFNAAVSWLLHDSARLKGAADILRRIRFPLIPLRDLQRYVQETPIMRTDSECHRYLQEALIYHSQLYAQPVLQTQHTSIRSSSSMLLILGGRTTDNRVCRDMWAADESCSAWRKIGELATPVYNHSVAVINNFLFVIGGQFRFDPAGKHPSNEVFRFDPRDMSWLQVSSMLERRTRFHADVLSDRILAVGGGTLLGKLTNTMEAYQPAQNTWECAAPFPVPVADHAGTIHKGILYISGGFSAGKTLRDTYSYLPRLRRWIANRAMTFARCDHGMAAVGDRIFCIGGRTLNAAEEWIQVNETEHYCPMTDQWTTLTLSPFGCCQFSIAVLYSRLYITGGGSLRRMSKDDGVFIYDPDGRIWKKAGSLPHALVDHASCMIKLSCEMTADQQERGAKCSPGGNSRKRSTLSLFITNKQEPHSAFQREQELEP is encoded by the exons ATGTCGCTCAGCTTTCCAAGCCAATCTCTCACATCGGACACATACCTGGCTAAACTCCTGGACGGAGCATGCAGCCTCCGCTCACAGAACGCGCTGTGTGATGTAACGCTGGAGGCAGATGGGGTTCGCTTTCCTGCGCACAAGATAATTTTGGCTTCAGCGAGCAATTACTGCAAGATCCTGTTTGTTGGAAACTCGTCCCGTGCCGGGAGCCCCGATGCGAACGTGCAGCTGAAAGCCATCAGCGCTGGGGGGCTGAGGAATGTTCTCAACTTCATTTACTCCAACAAACTGGAACTCTCCCTACAGAACGTCGAAGAGACGTTCAAGGCGGCAGAAACCCTTCTCGTCCGGGAAGTGATCAAGCTGTGTTTTCAGTTTCTGGAGGACGGCCTGAATCACAAGAACTGCCTGGACACACTCAACATCGCTAGGAGGCTTGGTCCAGAAGAGTTGAGACAGAAAGCCATGTACCACGTAGGGCAGCACTACAGACAGATACTGACTGATCCTCAGTGCATGAAGGAGCTGGACAAAGAGACCCTGTGTGAAATCTTAGACAAGACAGACATGGCCGGGTGCACCGAGATGGAGCTATTCAACGCTGCTGTAAGCTGGCTGCTGCATGACAGCGCGAGGCTGAAAGGAGCGGCAGATATTTTAAGGCGAATCCGATTTCCTCTCATTCCTCTGCGGGATCTGCAGAGATACGTGCAGGAAACACCCATTATGAGGACAGACTCGGAGTGCCATAGGTACCTCCAGGAGGCTCTAATCTACCACTCCCAGCTGTATGCTCAGCCAGTCCTGCAGACTCAACACACAAGCATCCGCTCCAGCTCCTCTATGCTGCTGATTCTTGGTGGCAGAACCACGGACAACAGAGTCTGCAGAGACATGTGGGCTGCAGATGAGAGCTGCAGTGCATGGAGAAAGATAGGTGAACTCGCCACACCTGTCTACAACCACAGTGTAGCTGTGATCAATAACTTCCTCTTTGTCATCGGCGGCCAGTTCAGATTTGATCCCGCAGGGAAACATCCTTCAAACGAG GTGTTCCGCTTCGATCCCCGTGACATGTCATGGCTCCAGGTCTCCAGCATGCTGGAGAGGAGAACGCGCTTCCACGCGGATGTGCTGTCTGATCGCATCCTGGCTGTGGGCGGCGGGACGCTGCTGGGGAAGCTCACCAACACCATGGAAGCATACCAGCCTGCGCAGAACACGTGGGAGTGCGCGGCTCCCTTCCCAGTGCCAGTGGCTGATCACGCAGGCACCATCCACAAGGGAATCCTCTACATTTCAG GGGGCTTTTCTGCTGGCAAGACCCTGAGGGACACATACAGCTACCTCCCTCGCCTCCGGCGCTGGATCGCTAACCGTGCCATGACTTTCGCCCGGTGTGACCATGGAATGGCTGCAGTCGGAGACAGGATCTTCTGTATTGGAGGCAGGACTTTAAATGCT GCAGAGGAATGGATTCAAGTGAACGAGACAGAACATTACTGCCCGATGACTGACCAGTGGACCACGCTGACACTATCCCCCTTTGGCTGCTGCCAGTTCAGCATCGCTGTGCTCTACTCTAGACTCTATATCACAGGCGGCGGATCGCTGCGACGCATGAGTAAAGACGATGGCGTGTTCATCTATGATCCCGACGGGAGGATATGGAAGAAAGCTGGCTCCCTGCCTCATGCTTTGGTCGATCATGCCTCCTGCATGATTAAACTGTCCTGTGAGATGACAGCTGaccagcaggagagaggagcGAAGTGCTCGCCCGGTGGCAACAGCAGAAAGAGATCCACCCTCAGCTTGTTCATCACCAACAAACAAGAGCCCCACTCGGCttttcaaagggagcaggaactGGAGCCGTGA